Below is a genomic region from Candidatus Sulfotelmatobacter sp..
GATGCCAGCCACGGGAACGCCGCTGTTCCCGGAAGTCACCGTGAGCTTCGCGAGACTGCTCGGCTCGACGATCGATCCCTGCGTGACGACCACGTCGTAGGAACCCGAGTCGGCGTAGGCGGTGTTCGAGATGACCAGATGGTTCGTGGTCGCGCCCGAGATCCTGCCGCCGTCCGAGAGATTGACCAGGTTCCGCCGCCACTGGAACGTGGAGCCGGTGGTGACCGACGAGACGGCGAGGCTGCTCGTGCCCACGCTGAAGTGGGTGGTGGAGCCGACTGGAGTCGTTTGCGGCGTGGGCTGCGAAGTCACCAGCGGATTGGGGCAGTCGACGAAGTCTGCGTCGATCGAAAACGTCGGCGAGGTCCCGCTCGCCGCGCTGGTCGAGTCGTACTTCGCCCAGGCGTCCACGAGATAGGTCCCCGGCGGAATGCGGCCCGTGAAATTCGTGGTGCCCCAGGTCTCGGCCAGCGTCTGGTAGGGCGGATTGCCGTGCACGTCGAATGGAAACAGGATCGCGCCGGCGCTCCCGCTCAGATCGTGAAGCGTGAGCGTCGTCAAGATGGTGGCGTTCTGGACCTTGTTCACGATGATGAACAGATCGAGATTCGCCGCACCCGCGTTGACGCCGACCTGATTCGAGGTGGCGGAGCCGCCGCTGAACACGCGCAGTCCCGTCGTGGTCGCCGAAAAGCTCATGAACATGGTTCCGTAGGCGTAGTCAGGGCCGTCGGTGACGTTCGAGAACACGCTGCCGTTCCAAGGGTCGGGCGGCCCGAGGGGGGAAGTCTGGACCTGGGTGTCCTTGATCGGGCCAACCCAGGAGGCCGAGACGACCGAGGAGGTGTTCAGGAGGGGTGTGATATCGGCCCGCGTCACGCCGGCCGGGAGAGACGAGAACAGGCC
It encodes:
- a CDS encoding FlgD immunoglobulin-like domain containing protein; amino-acid sequence: MPGILATRACATLRGVAALAAAGLFSSLPAGVTRADITPLLNTSSVVSASWVGPIKDTQVQTSPLGPPDPWNGSVFSNVTDGPDYAYGTMFMSFSATTTGLRVFSGGSATSNQVGVNAGAANLDLFIIVNKVQNATILTTLTLHDLSGSAGAILFPFDVHGNPPYQTLAETWGTTNFTGRIPPGTYLVDAWAKYDSTSAASGTSPTFSIDADFVDCPNPLVTSQPTPQTTPVGSTTHFSVGTSSLAVSSVTTGSTFQWRRNLVNLSDGGRISGATTNHLVISNTAYADSGSYDVVVTQGSIVEPSSLAKLTVTSGNSGVPVAGISGLQMDLPAPNPAHGRTRVSFALPAAMPAELQILDVSGRVVKTLLPYGMFDAGPRSSEWDGTTERGSRAPSGIYFIRLSTAATQIVRRVVNLASY